The Salvelinus sp. IW2-2015 unplaced genomic scaffold, ASM291031v2 Un_scaffold12054, whole genome shotgun sequence region ggttaaataaaggtgaaataaaataaaaatgtgttgatGCTCTAGCCAACTTCTCTCTGTCTGGATTCATGTATTGGTCATGACAAGAGTTGGCTACACTGCAGGTACAGTATGGGGCCAGCTATTGCAATACTGTATAGAGAAAGTTGTAACAATATTATTTTCCGTATCTAACAGGACAGGTGTTTCTCTATCCAAGACCTtaacacaatcaatcaatgactcaTTTGGATGTTTCAGATTCCTAAGAGCACTGATAACACGCTGGGTGTCTGTGAGTCACACCGTCTGTTGGTGGAGCTCATCTTCTTCGAGCAGGGCACAGGAGTTCCCAAGCTCATAGGAAAGACCTTTGTCAAACTGCTGGACATCCTCAGTGTGAGTGAACCACATGGACAGGAGCGATAGGGACGACCCCACCGCCCCTTCATGCTCCCCATGCCATGTTTAAATCGGATAATAATAAAATGATGATCATAAGAGTGAGTGTACAAGGCTGTCCAGGGCTAAACACGTGTGGATGTCCTCCACCAAAGAACCAATGGCTTCTTTCTATTTTAGCTTTCAGTCGATGGTACAAGTATTCTCATTCACCTGCTGCTAGAAGGCTGGCATGCAGGACCAGATATCAACTGTCTTGTCCTCTGTCCTGTTCTCTAATCAGAAGTCACAAATGAACCACCTGCTGGAGCTGAGGCTCAAGCGCCAGGTACAGAATATGAATCAGACACCATGGTCAACATGTGGGACAGTTATATCATGTTCAATAGGAGTTTTGTACAACGGATTCCTGGATTGACAAACACAATAAAAGCCGACTTGTTTTCCAGATCATCTGTAAGCTGGAGATGGAGATGGTGATTGCGTATGGATCCTTGGGTTACGGATACTCCCACCAGGTTAGAGGGAGACACATCAGTGTTTG contains the following coding sequences:
- the LOC112080135 gene encoding cation channel sperm-associated targeting subunit tau-like; translation: MFQIPKSTDNTLGVCESHRLLVELIFFEQGTGVPKLIGKTFVKLLDILSKSQMNHLLELRLKRQIICKLEMEMVIAYGSLGYGYSHQLKHPXRNMESLVERSLFLRRPPPDDRKDHHYNVVTPKPVPYSDFIAALMYRETTNPDNRTTYPSNSTISPIILECMEKRG